In one uncultured Devosia sp. genomic region, the following are encoded:
- the iolE gene encoding myo-inosose-2 dehydratase gives MKAKLGMSPIAWWNDDLVELSDDVSLEECLRQSRSAGFTGMEKGRRFPDDPAVMLPILKAADVTLCGGWFSGTLVDEDLSVNKDRIAPMVELFKAVNAPCIVYGEVGRSVQGKRDVPLAQKPKLSDDEMKAYARKVTEFGEWCADQGMPLSYHHHMAAVVETEPELDAFMKHSGEGIPLLLDAGHLAFAGGDVLRAIDNHHARINHVHVKDIRRSVVDGLDRSKQSFLDAVALGAFTVPGDGSLDFGAIVQRLADYGYEGWFVVEAEQDPVANPPLRMAQVGHKELMRVMTAAGYTVETQGFPKA, from the coding sequence GTGAAAGCCAAACTTGGCATGTCGCCGATTGCGTGGTGGAACGACGATCTGGTCGAACTCAGCGATGACGTATCCCTGGAGGAATGCCTGCGGCAGTCGCGCTCGGCGGGCTTTACCGGCATGGAAAAGGGCCGGCGCTTCCCTGACGATCCGGCGGTGATGCTGCCCATTCTCAAGGCGGCAGACGTGACGCTGTGTGGCGGCTGGTTTTCGGGCACGCTGGTCGACGAGGATCTGTCGGTCAACAAGGACCGCATCGCGCCGATGGTGGAACTGTTCAAGGCGGTCAACGCGCCATGCATCGTTTATGGCGAAGTGGGCCGCTCGGTGCAGGGCAAGCGCGACGTGCCGCTGGCGCAGAAGCCAAAGCTCAGCGATGACGAGATGAAGGCGTATGCCCGCAAGGTCACCGAATTTGGCGAGTGGTGCGCCGACCAGGGCATGCCCTTGTCCTATCACCATCATATGGCGGCCGTGGTGGAGACCGAGCCGGAGCTCGACGCCTTCATGAAGCACTCCGGCGAAGGCATTCCGCTGTTGCTGGACGCGGGGCACCTGGCCTTTGCCGGTGGCGACGTATTGCGCGCGATCGACAATCACCACGCCCGTATCAACCATGTGCATGTGAAGGACATTCGCCGGTCGGTGGTGGATGGGCTGGATCGCAGCAAGCAGAGCTTTCTCGATGCGGTTGCGCTGGGTGCCTTTACCGTGCCGGGCGATGGGTCGCTCGATTTCGGCGCCATTGTGCAGCGGCTGGCCGATTATGGCTACGAGGGGTGGTTTGTCGTCGAGGCCGAGCAGGACCCCGTCGCCAATCCGCCGCTCAGGATGGCGCAGGTGGGCCACAAGGAGCTGATGCGCGTGATGACGGCGGCCGGCTATACTGTCGAGACGCAGGGCTTCCCCAAAGCCTAG
- the iolB gene encoding 5-deoxy-glucuronate isomerase, whose translation MSQSHLLSKPTAKTGLVHDITPASAGWAHVGFALHRLSEGEVTGGSAGDQELCLVLVSGKARICVDGQDFGELGERMSPFEGAPWAVYVPKGSQWAADATTALELAVCAAPGAGDYTAQVIAPGRHPRITRGKGANVRHVYNIMPEDDGAAHSLLVVEVITPQGNTSSYPPHKHDQDDLPNESFLEETYYHRLNPPQGFAFQRVYTDDRSLDEAMAVEDGDVTLVPRGYHPVATTAGYDLYYLNVMAGPKRVWKFHNAAEHEWLLK comes from the coding sequence ATGAGCCAATCCCACCTGCTGAGCAAGCCGACAGCGAAGACGGGCCTCGTACATGACATAACGCCCGCCTCGGCCGGCTGGGCCCATGTCGGATTCGCGCTGCACAGACTGAGCGAAGGCGAAGTGACGGGCGGATCTGCCGGCGATCAGGAGTTGTGCCTGGTGCTGGTCAGTGGCAAGGCGCGGATTTGCGTCGATGGGCAGGATTTCGGAGAACTGGGCGAACGCATGTCGCCTTTCGAGGGCGCACCCTGGGCGGTCTATGTGCCCAAGGGCAGCCAATGGGCGGCCGATGCAACGACGGCGCTGGAACTGGCCGTTTGCGCGGCGCCGGGCGCTGGCGACTACACGGCGCAGGTTATTGCGCCGGGCCGGCATCCGCGCATCACTCGCGGCAAGGGCGCCAATGTGCGCCATGTCTACAACATCATGCCGGAAGACGACGGCGCGGCGCATTCCCTGCTGGTGGTAGAAGTGATCACGCCGCAGGGCAATACTTCGTCCTATCCGCCGCACAAGCATGACCAGGACGACCTGCCCAATGAGAGTTTCCTGGAAGAAACCTACTATCACCGGCTGAACCCGCCGCAAGGCTTTGCCTTCCAGCGCGTCTACACCGATGATCGCTCGCTGGATGAAGCCATGGCGGTAGAGGATGGCGACGTGACACTGGTGCCGCGGGGCTATCATCCGGTGGCGACGACGGCAGGCTATGACCTTTATTATCTCAACGTGATGGCCGGGCCAAAGCGGGTGTGGAAATTCCACAATGCGGCCGAGCATGAATGGCTGCTGAAGTAG
- the iolG gene encoding inositol 2-dehydrogenase, with the protein MTVRFGLLGAGRIGKVHAKAITSSNKAQLVAVADAFEKAATDLATQYGAEVRSIDAILKASDIDAVVICTPTDTHADLIEQFARAGKAIFCEKPIDLDVERVKACLKVVDAEGATLMVGFNRRFDPHFQAVHDVISKGEIGTVEMVTIVSRDPGAPPVDYIKRSGGIFRDMTIHDFDMARFLLGEEIDTVSAQASVLVDKAIGDAGDYDSVSVMLSTASGKHATISNSRRATYGYDQRIEVHGSKGAVSAENQRPVSIEVANAAGYTRPPLHDFFMTRYTEAYAREIATFIDAVQAKSPASPSGLDGLIALALADAAVKSAGEGRAVKVSEITGALADKSTFQGR; encoded by the coding sequence ATGACTGTTCGTTTCGGCCTGCTCGGCGCCGGCCGCATCGGCAAGGTGCATGCCAAGGCCATCACTTCCAGCAACAAGGCCCAACTCGTTGCCGTGGCCGATGCCTTTGAGAAGGCTGCCACCGACCTCGCCACTCAATATGGCGCCGAAGTGCGCAGCATCGATGCCATCCTCAAGGCGTCCGATATCGACGCGGTCGTCATCTGCACACCCACCGATACCCATGCCGATCTGATCGAGCAGTTCGCCAGGGCCGGCAAGGCGATCTTCTGCGAAAAGCCGATCGACCTCGATGTCGAGCGCGTGAAAGCCTGCCTCAAGGTGGTCGATGCCGAAGGCGCCACGCTGATGGTTGGCTTTAACCGGCGCTTCGATCCCCATTTCCAGGCCGTCCACGACGTCATCAGCAAGGGCGAGATCGGCACCGTGGAAATGGTCACCATCGTCTCGCGCGATCCCGGCGCCCCCCCGGTCGACTATATAAAGCGCTCCGGCGGCATTTTCCGCGACATGACCATCCACGATTTCGACATGGCGCGCTTCCTGCTCGGCGAAGAAATCGACACCGTCTCCGCCCAGGCTTCTGTCCTTGTCGACAAGGCCATCGGCGATGCCGGCGACTATGACTCGGTCTCGGTCATGCTCTCCACCGCCTCGGGCAAGCACGCCACCATCTCCAACTCCCGCCGCGCCACCTATGGCTACGACCAGCGTATCGAGGTGCATGGCTCGAAGGGCGCCGTCTCCGCCGAGAACCAGCGTCCGGTCTCCATCGAAGTCGCCAATGCCGCCGGCTACACCCGCCCGCCGCTGCACGATTTCTTCATGACCCGCTACACCGAGGCCTATGCCCGCGAAATCGCGACCTTCATCGATGCCGTGCAAGCCAAGTCCCCGGCATCCCCCAGCGGCCTCGACGGCCTCATCGCGCTCGCCCTCGCCGACGCGGCAGTCAAATCCGCCGGGGAAGGCCGCGCGGTCAAAGTCAGCGAAATCACTGGCGCCCTCGCCGACAAATCCACCTTCCAGGGCCGCTGA
- the iolC gene encoding 5-dehydro-2-deoxygluconokinase: MSNPHPVDGTKTLDVITIGRASVDLYGQQIGTRLEDIGSFAKSVGGCPTNISVGTARLGLKSALITRVGNEQMGRFIREQLAREGVETRGIATDKDRLTALVLLSVEAEGVSPMIFYRSDCADMALDESNIDETLIASSRSIVVTGTHFSRPAAEAAQKKAIRLAKAHGGKVAFDIDYRPNLWGLAGHEEGFSRYVASEHVSETYKSVLPDCDLIVGTEEEVLIASGEADLLSALRTIRGLSSATIVLKRGPMGCIVYDGAIPDNLEDGIVGKGFPIEVYNVLGAGDAFMSGWLRGWLKGESHATSATWANACGAFAVSRLLCAPEYPSWTELEHFLSKGSSKRALRNDDDLNHIHWATTRRREWPTLTALAIDHRSQLEELPGATEEKIADFKVLAVEAAARVANGRPGFGMLLDDKHGRRALFAAEAKGFWLARPIELPGSRPLRFEFTQDVGGRITDWPVEHAIKVLCFFHPDDPSELRAQQIDKLQVAHDAARKVGRDILIEIIASKHGPLKSDTTARALTELYDASLRPDWWKLEPQADVAAWAAIDAVIEARDPFCRGVVLLGLEAPHDVLEAGFAAARNSRSVKGFAVGRTIFAESAKGWLAGNVSDEQAVDEMARKFGALVEVWERLGDSKAA, from the coding sequence GTGAGCAATCCGCATCCCGTCGACGGGACGAAGACACTCGACGTCATCACCATTGGCCGTGCCTCGGTTGACCTTTACGGCCAGCAGATCGGCACGCGGCTGGAAGACATTGGCAGCTTTGCCAAGTCGGTTGGCGGTTGTCCCACCAATATTTCCGTCGGCACGGCGCGGCTTGGCCTCAAGTCGGCACTGATCACCCGCGTCGGCAATGAGCAGATGGGGCGGTTCATCCGTGAACAGCTCGCTCGCGAAGGCGTGGAAACGCGCGGCATCGCCACGGACAAGGACCGGCTGACGGCCCTTGTGCTGCTGTCGGTCGAGGCCGAAGGCGTATCGCCGATGATCTTTTATCGCAGCGACTGCGCCGATATGGCGCTGGACGAGAGCAATATCGACGAGACGCTGATCGCCTCGTCGCGGTCGATCGTGGTGACCGGCACGCATTTTTCGCGACCAGCCGCGGAGGCGGCGCAGAAAAAGGCCATTCGCCTCGCCAAGGCCCACGGCGGCAAGGTGGCTTTCGATATCGACTACCGTCCCAACCTCTGGGGCTTGGCGGGACACGAAGAGGGCTTTTCACGCTATGTCGCCTCCGAGCATGTGTCGGAGACATACAAGTCGGTCCTGCCCGATTGCGACCTGATTGTCGGCACCGAGGAAGAGGTGCTCATCGCCTCTGGCGAAGCCGACCTGCTTTCCGCGCTCAGGACAATCCGCGGCCTGTCCTCCGCCACGATTGTCCTGAAGCGCGGGCCCATGGGGTGTATCGTCTATGACGGCGCCATTCCGGACAATCTCGAGGACGGGATTGTCGGCAAGGGCTTTCCCATCGAGGTCTATAATGTGCTGGGCGCGGGCGACGCCTTCATGAGCGGCTGGCTGCGTGGTTGGCTCAAGGGTGAAAGCCATGCGACGAGCGCCACCTGGGCCAATGCCTGTGGGGCGTTTGCCGTGTCACGCCTGCTCTGCGCGCCGGAATATCCGAGCTGGACGGAGCTGGAGCATTTCCTCAGCAAGGGCAGTTCCAAGCGTGCGTTGCGCAATGACGACGACCTCAACCACATTCACTGGGCGACCACGCGCCGCCGCGAGTGGCCGACCCTGACGGCGCTGGCCATCGACCATCGCTCCCAGCTCGAGGAGTTGCCCGGCGCAACAGAAGAAAAGATCGCCGACTTCAAGGTGCTTGCCGTAGAAGCTGCGGCCCGCGTAGCCAATGGCCGGCCGGGATTTGGCATGCTGCTGGATGACAAGCATGGTCGCCGGGCGCTGTTTGCCGCCGAAGCCAAAGGCTTCTGGCTGGCGCGACCGATCGAGCTGCCGGGTTCGCGGCCGCTGCGCTTCGAATTCACCCAGGATGTGGGCGGGCGAATCACGGACTGGCCGGTGGAACATGCGATCAAGGTGCTGTGCTTCTTTCATCCGGACGATCCATCCGAGCTCCGGGCGCAACAGATCGACAAGCTGCAGGTGGCCCATGATGCCGCCCGCAAGGTGGGCCGGGACATCCTGATCGAGATCATTGCGTCCAAGCATGGTCCGCTCAAGTCTGACACCACGGCGCGGGCACTGACCGAGCTTTATGATGCGAGCCTGCGCCCCGACTGGTGGAAGCTGGAGCCGCAGGCCGATGTCGCTGCCTGGGCGGCGATCGACGCGGTGATCGAAGCGCGCGACCCGTTCTGCCGCGGTGTGGTGCTGCTGGGGCTGGAGGCGCCGCATGATGTGTTGGAAGCAGGGTTTGCGGCGGCGCGCAACTCGCGCAGCGTCAAGGGCTTTGCCGTGGGCCGGACGATTTTTGCAGAGTCGGCGAAGGGCTGGCTTGCAGGTAACGTGAGTGACGAACAGGCCGTGGACGAGATGGCGCGAAAATTCGGAGCGCTGGTCGAGGTCTGGGAACGGCTCGGCGACAGCAAGGCTGCATAA
- the iolD gene encoding 3D-(3,5/4)-trihydroxycyclohexane-1,2-dione acylhydrolase (decyclizing): MSQKTIRLTMAQAVAKFLTMQKTVIDDEVVPIFGGVFAIFGHGNVAGVGEALHGIKDVLPTYRAQNEQGMANAAVAYAKASFRRRFMACTTSIGPGALNMVTAAAMAHVNRLPVLLLPGDVFANRVPDPVLQQMEDFGDGTATVNDCFKPVSRYFDRITRPEQIVPALRRAMAVLTDPAECGPVTLSLCQDVQAEAYDYPESFFEEKVWHIRRVMPDAEEFTQAAAALIGARKPVIIAGGGVLYSGASKALATFAERYGVPVLETQAGKSALPDDHPLNMGSVGVTGTSASNRLAEEADVVLAVGTRLQDFTTGSWALFKNEDLQIVGLNVQVFDAHKHRALPLVGDARIGLEALNAALTGWQVDGEWTDKAKGGKDDWQVAASDATAASNAELPSDAQVIGAVQRARPESTVVCAAGGLPGELHKLWKARGPGSYHMEYGFSTMGYEIAGGLGVKLARPEQDVIVMVGDGSYMMLNSEIASSVMLGAKITIVLLDNAGYGCINRLQMATGGANFNNLLKDTHHVTLPGIDFAAHAGAMGAISRKVSSLAELETALQETEDNDRTTVIVIDTDPLITTDEGGHWWDVAVPEVSDRPQVNAAREAYVTALKAQRVG, from the coding sequence ATGAGCCAAAAGACGATCCGCCTGACGATGGCCCAGGCCGTTGCCAAATTCCTGACGATGCAGAAGACAGTCATCGACGACGAGGTCGTGCCGATCTTTGGCGGTGTCTTCGCGATCTTCGGTCATGGCAATGTGGCCGGCGTTGGCGAGGCGCTACATGGCATCAAGGATGTGTTGCCGACCTATCGGGCGCAGAACGAACAGGGCATGGCCAATGCGGCTGTGGCTTATGCCAAGGCGAGCTTCCGTCGCCGCTTCATGGCCTGCACGACATCCATTGGTCCGGGCGCGCTGAACATGGTGACAGCCGCGGCCATGGCGCATGTGAACCGCCTGCCAGTACTGCTGCTGCCGGGCGACGTTTTTGCCAACCGCGTGCCGGACCCGGTGCTGCAGCAGATGGAGGATTTTGGCGACGGCACGGCAACGGTCAACGACTGTTTCAAGCCGGTGAGCCGCTATTTCGACCGCATCACCCGGCCCGAGCAGATCGTGCCCGCGCTGCGCCGCGCCATGGCGGTGCTGACCGATCCGGCCGAATGCGGGCCAGTGACGCTGTCGCTGTGCCAGGACGTGCAGGCGGAAGCCTATGACTACCCCGAGAGCTTTTTCGAGGAAAAGGTCTGGCATATCCGCCGCGTGATGCCTGACGCCGAGGAATTCACCCAGGCTGCGGCGGCGCTGATTGGCGCCAGGAAGCCGGTGATCATCGCCGGTGGCGGCGTGCTCTACTCCGGTGCCTCCAAGGCGCTGGCGACTTTTGCCGAGCGCTATGGCGTGCCGGTACTGGAAACGCAGGCGGGCAAGTCCGCCCTGCCCGACGATCATCCGCTCAACATGGGTTCGGTTGGCGTTACCGGTACGTCGGCATCGAACCGACTGGCCGAAGAGGCTGACGTGGTGTTGGCCGTGGGAACGCGGCTGCAGGATTTTACCACGGGGTCCTGGGCGCTGTTCAAGAACGAAGACCTGCAAATCGTGGGGCTCAATGTGCAGGTGTTCGATGCGCACAAGCATCGTGCGCTGCCGCTGGTGGGTGATGCACGGATCGGGCTCGAGGCGCTGAACGCCGCGCTGACCGGCTGGCAGGTCGATGGCGAATGGACCGACAAGGCCAAGGGCGGCAAGGACGACTGGCAGGTTGCGGCCAGCGATGCGACCGCGGCCAGCAATGCCGAACTACCTTCGGATGCACAGGTGATCGGCGCGGTACAACGGGCGCGACCAGAATCGACCGTGGTCTGTGCCGCCGGCGGGTTGCCGGGCGAGCTGCACAAGCTGTGGAAGGCGCGTGGCCCGGGCAGCTATCACATGGAATATGGCTTCTCGACCATGGGCTACGAGATTGCCGGCGGGTTGGGCGTGAAACTGGCGCGACCGGAGCAGGATGTGATCGTCATGGTCGGCGACGGCAGTTACATGATGCTCAATTCCGAGATCGCCAGTTCGGTGATGCTGGGTGCCAAGATCACCATCGTGCTGCTGGACAATGCCGGCTACGGCTGCATCAACCGGCTGCAGATGGCAACCGGTGGGGCGAATTTCAACAATCTGCTCAAGGACACGCATCACGTAACGCTGCCGGGTATCGACTTTGCTGCGCACGCCGGAGCGATGGGCGCGATCTCGCGCAAGGTGAGCTCACTGGCGGAGCTGGAAACGGCGCTGCAGGAGACTGAGGACAATGACCGCACGACGGTGATCGTGATCGACACCGACCCGCTGATCACCACGGACGAAGGTGGCCATTGGTGGGACGTGGCGGTGCCGGAGGTCAGCGACCGGCCGCAGGTCAATGCGGCGCGCGAGGCCTATGTGACGGCGCTCAAGGCGCAGCGGGTGGGGTAG